The following coding sequences lie in one Peromyscus maniculatus bairdii isolate BWxNUB_F1_BW_parent chromosome 3, HU_Pman_BW_mat_3.1, whole genome shotgun sequence genomic window:
- the Slc41a3 gene encoding solute carrier family 41 member 3 isoform X4, with amino-acid sequence MVVTQLSLEFRFQGKKLRGFSCELTRSPHGVLPESVLTTTCQVAIPILLSGLGMMTAGLVMNTVQHWSVFQEVKDLLTLVPPLVGLKGNLEMTLASRLSTSANTGQIDDRQERYRIISSNLAVVQVQATIVGLLAALASLLLGVISREELDWTKVAVLCTSSVITAFLAALALGILMICIVIGARKFGVNPDNIATPIAASLGDLITLSILALISSFFYRHRETWYLTPLVCVGFMALTPLWIFIAKQNPPIMKILKYGWFPIILAMVISSFGGLILSRTISKHQFKGMAVLTPVICGVGGNLVAIQTSRISTFLHMWSTPGVLPVQMKRFWPNPCLIFCSSEVNSVSARVLLFLVIPGHLIFFYLICLVEGQAVTSSKVFVLLYLVAAMIQVVILLYLAEVMVRLTWHQALDPDNHCIPYLTGLGDLLGTSLLALCFLLDWLLTGRADLAELVSELVSVPP; translated from the exons ATGGTCGTCACTCAGCTCAGCCTTGAGTTCCGTTTTCAGGGCAAGAAGCTTCGAGGCTTCAGCTGTGAGCTCACCCGCTCCCCTCATGGAGTCCTCCCCGAGTCCGTCCTCACCACCACATGCCAGGTCGCCATACCCATACTGTTGTCGGGCCTGGGCATGATGACAGCTGGTTTGGTGATGAACACCGTCCAA caCTGGTCAGTGTTCCAGGAGGTTAAAGACCTGCTGACGTTGGTGCCGCCCCTGGTGGGCCTGAAGGGAAACCTGGAGATGACACTGGCGTCTCGACTCTCCACGTCT GCCAACACCGGGCAAATCGATGACCGCCAGGAGAGGTACAGAATCATCAGCAGCAACCTCGCTGTGGTTCAG GTGCAGGCCACCATCGTGGGGCTCCTGGCTGCGCTGGCCTCCCTGCTGCTGGGCGTGATATCCCGAGAGGAGTTGGATTGGACCAAGGTGGCAGTGCTGTGCACGAGCAGCGTCATCACTGCCTTCCTCGCGGCCTTGGCCCTAG GAATTCTAATGATCTGCATAGTGATTGGTGCTCGGAAGTTCGGGGTCAATCCTGATAACATCGCCACGCCCATTGCAGCCAGCCTGGGAGACCTCATCACGCTGTCCATCCTGGCCCTGATAAGCAGCTTCTTCTACCGGCACAGAG AAACGTGGTATCTGACGCCGCTGGTCTGTGTCGGCTTCATGGCTCTCACCCCTCTGTGGATCTTCATTGCCAAGCAGAACCCGCCCATCATGAAGATCCTGAAGTATGGGTGGTTCCCCATCATCCTGGCTATGGTCATCAGCAG TTTCGGAGGCCTCATCTTAAGCAGAACCATTTCTAAACATCAGTTTAAAGGCATGGCTGTCCTGACTCCCGTCATATGTG GTGTTGGTGGCAACCTGGTGGCCATTCAGACCAGCCGCATCTCCACCTTCCTGCACATGTGGAGCACACCTGGGGTCCTCCCCGTCCAGATGAAAAGGTTCTGGCCTAACCCATGCCTCATTTTCTGTTCCTCAG AAGTCAACTCTGTGTCAGCTCGAGTCCTGCTCTTTCTGGTGATCCCAGGACATCTGATCTTCTTCTACCTCATCTGCCTGGTGGAGGGCCAGGCAGTGACAAGCAGCAAGGTCTTCGTGTTGCTATACCTGGTGGCAGCCATGATCCAG GTAGTGATCCTGCTGTACCTGGCAGAAGTGATGGTCCGGCTGACCTGGCACCAGGCTCTGGATCCCGACAACCACTGTATCCCCTACCTCACGGGCCTGGGGGACCTGCTGGGCACTAGCCTTCTGGCACTGTGCTTCCTCCTGGACTGGCTGCTGACAGGCAGAGCTGACCTTGCAGAGCTGGTTTCAGAGCTGGTTTCTGTGCCTCCCTGA